CATGAACGGCACTCCAACGGTTAGCACCGGGTAAATTAGGGCGACAATGCCCCAGAAAACCAGCTGAACATAAACAGGAGTTCCACGAAAAATCCAAATGTAGAGCCAGGCAATACTTTTCACAACAGGGTTAGGGGAGAGCCGCATAATTGCCAACAGCAAGCCCAATGCTATGGCCAGGACCATGGCATACACCGTGAGTTGCAACGTCACCAGGGCTGCCTGGCTGATTCGTTTGTCGAAAATAAACTTTCCTACGTTCGACCAGCCATAGGCTTCACGTTGAAAAGCGTCGATGATAAAGACAGCCAGTAGAGCCACCAAAATCACGGCCACAATAATGCGCCATGGATGGCGCAGTGGGATTGCCTTGACTACTTCGCCATCCTGCTCAACATGCAGTGGAAGCGAAGGCGCCACGGGGGTTTCGCTGCTCTCCGGTGTCCTCATGGCTTGTTAGCTTTTCGCGCCTACGTTGATGGTGGCGGTGGAAACTGAGCCACTTTCTACACCCCATTTGGTGAGGATCTTGGTGTAGGAGCCGTCGTCGATCAGGGCCTGTAGCGCGTTCTGAAGAACGGGCTTGAATTCTCCGTCCTTGATGACAGGCATCCCATAAGGGGCAACTTCGAAAGCGTCGCCGGAAGTGTGGAGCTTTCCATCGGTTTTAGAGATCGCAAAGAGGGTGACAGGTGAATCGGCACTCATGGCATCCACCTGTCCAATGACGAGTGCATTGGTTGCCTGGTCTTGAGAGTCGAATTTGAAGATCTCGATGGCTGCTTTGCCGGCGTCGGTGCAGGCCTTGGATTTGGCTGGAACCTCATGAGTGTCCTCATAGGTGGTGGCCTGCACGGCAACTTTTAGTCCACAGGCGTTGTTGGGATCAACCGTTTTATCCACGGGGGAGGCCCATTGGATTCCTGCCATGTAGTAGTTCACGAAGTCGACCTGCTTTTCGCGTTCTGCCGTGTCCGTGAAGGAAGACATGCCCATGTCATTTTTCCCGGCGTTGATGGCTGGCAGGATGTTATCGAAGGTACCGATGTCGAAGTTAACTTTTAGCCCCATCACCTCACCAAGGGCGTTTGCGAGGTCTACCGACCAGCCAGCGGGCTTGCCGTTGGCGTCCTTGAACTCATTGGGTGGGTAATTATTAGCCATTCCCACATTTAGCACACCGGCACTCTTGATCTTTTCCGGCACAGAGGCCGCGATTGCATCATTTTTCTTGACCACAATGGCATCGCCTGAGGCAGAGGAGCTGGCACCTGGTGCGGTAGCGCTGTTGTCCACGCAACCGGTTAGCATCATTGCTACGGCGGCAGTCAGTGCGGGAATTGCATACTTTGCGCGCATTGGGTGTCCTTAGTGGGTGATCGAAAGTGATGTACCTTACTGCGTGTCATCGTAGTCGAGGCCATAGCTAAAAAATGCAGTTTCGGTGGCCGACTCACCTTGCTTGCTCTTTGTGGAGGTGCTGAGCACTATCTTCTTCTTGTAGATCTCCGCAGAATCTTGCTGGTGCTTGTTTGCGCTGCGTCCATACCGGCTGTGCGGATCAATGGCGGATTTGTTGATGCCCGGCAGGCGAGCCCCGTTGCGAAGTGGGAGCCACGAGCCCCACTCACCCTGGCAGCGTGGATCGAAGGAGAACGCAAACAAGCTTTTGCACCAATACTCCCCAAGGGCACCGGCCTTGCAGGTTACACCTAAGCCGACCTGGACAATGTCGCTACAGCCCTAAACAATGGGACCCGGGAACGCTACGGCTACGGCAGCAAAACCCCAGATGGTGAACTAGCTACTGATGAAGACTTGCGGGGAGCAGAATTTGCCGCTATCTACCGTGCACCTTACGTAGATGCCTGCAAAATATCCTTGAATGGCGTCCGGACGCGGTCATCACTTGTGGCGAAAGCTACAAACACGCGGAGCTCATCCCGCGGTCGGTCCCAGGCAGGGCACATATCCTGTGCGAAAAACCACTGGCCCCCTACCTGGCCCATGCGAAGGACGGTATTACGGTTAAGGCGCCTGCGAAGGTCATTTCATTAACGGCCATTCCTGTCAGATCTTCTGCTGTATATCAAGAACTCAGGGCCTTCGTGCGAGCAGGGCTGCTTGGTCAAGTTCTCTCCATAGTGGGAATAACCAATGGGTGGCTACCTAGCGATCGAGCATGGTTAACTGATCCGGTTCTAGTTGGTGGTGCCTAAAGCCTCAAACACTTACTGACCGTCAGGGGAGCATGTGGTGCCATGAAGATTGATCCAATTGCATCCCCTGTGGGTTGGTTCGATGCTGGCGGTTGTGAAGGCGGCCCAGCGATCCGTAGTTATAGGGCCTCACGTGCAATGCTGAGCGTTGCCCTTTGATGCTGAGAATCAAACCAACAAGTCAGCTATGAATCCAGTGCCGAAGTCCCGTGACGTGCAACTAACCTCAGGAATCCCAGATGGGGCCGAATGCTGGTACGCCACGTGGTTCAAATTCGCCAACGACCCGTCCGGTGACCGATTTATTCGAAACACAGATCACTGCGTCGGCGCCGGAGGCAACAAAGGCGTTGTAGGAAAGTTCAAATACATCAGGTTTGCCCTGCTCCGAGGTGTTCCAGATGACGGTTTCGGGCTGCGCCGAGGTGACTTCACCAACGAGCTCATCGCCGTAAGTGGCATGTGGGGTTTTGGTCACCCAATCGAGCCGAGCCCCCTGTGTATCGGTAAGTAGGTGGCCAAGCACTGGACCAATGCCGCTTCCTGTGACAACGTAAACCACACGATTTAAAAGTCACTTGGCGTTTGCCACGCCGACGGTGGGAATGCCGCGAATTCATACATGCGCTGGCGGCTTCGCGATGAACTCTGATGTCCACCCGCCAGCCCGCGAGACCACCATGCGGTATCCAGATTCCCCTGATGTAGCCGTGATTGAGCTTGACAATTACTACGTGGGGCGAAGGACGCTCAACTGTGATCGGCACACGCCGCAGCAACAACCAGGGCAACACTGCTAGTGCACTGGAGGCCACGAGCATCCAGAAGATTGGTGAGGTCAAAAGAGGCTGCTCGAACGTTCGGGCCGGCGTCTATAACTGGGCCAGAAGCATTGCATTCACCCACGCACAACCCATGACGGCCCGAGTCCCGAAGCGATGCGACGCCTCAAAGACATCGTGGCGACGGGTACGAAACTTTGTCCCCGCTAGGGTGCAGATGGTGAGTAACAATGTTGCCACGATGAGCGCCATGGCTACGGATACATCGTCGTAGCCTGCTTCTCCATCAGCCCACGCTGGAGCAAGAAGTGCAACGAAACGATGTACCAGGCCGTGCCGGCCAGAGCGCCGCCAACATGCAAACCATCCACATGGTAGTACTGGGCAAGGCGCCATCGTAGCTTCTGTGGCCAAGAGGATGGCGCACGTGTAGCTGGCCAGGAGATGAAGTTCACCATCCGGCCATCATTCCCCAGAGGAACACCAGCGCATTAGCGCTGAGCACTCCCAGGAAGAGAACTACGTAGAGGACAACTCGTGCACGGCCGCGAGGCGGCATTTGATCAGGCTGCACCTATTCAGTCAGTGGCGGATCGGCTAGAGAGTCGCCAGTTGCAAGCACGAGAACATTTTTTAGTCTCATGTGTACTCTCAGCAAATTTTCAAGCTTTACCCAGTTCATGTTATTGAAATGTTCAGCCCCGAGCGTCGTATGGGCTTTTCACGCTGTAGTGCGCCCGCATTTAATTTCCTGCTGAGTATGCATCAGCTCCGGATCCGGTGAGCCACTACTGTCTGTGGGCACGTCCTCCACGGCGTCGTGAGGTCCAGGCAAGATATCCGCCAAAAGCCGTCACTACCCCAACACCACCGGCCACCAGCGGATTCTGCCAGATGCGCAGTCTCTCCCGATCTGCCGCCGTGAGCTCACCAATACCTCGAATGAATGCCGCAACAATCATCCCGGCCACAAGTCGGTTACCTATCTGTTCGGCTCGGGTCATTAACGGGTCTAATTCTGCGGCTCGAAGGTGAACTTCAACGCCGTCGTCCAAGTGGTCAATTAATTTTCTCACTCGATCAGGAAGTTCAGCGGCGAGAACGGCAGCATCTAATCCCCATCGGGAGAAGTTGCGAAGGAAATCCTGCGGAATTGCCCGTTCAAAGGCAAATTTGCTGGCGTAGGGCTTGACGACTGTACCTAGGTTGAAGTCTGGATTCAATCGAGCACCCATGCCTTCTGTCATGAAGACCATTTTTGTCAGCATCGCGATCTCGCTAGGCAACTGAAGATGATGATTACGCAAAATAGCGAGTATTTCTCCTATGAGCGGTGAAATTTCGATTTCACCCAAAGCCCTTCCCTGATATTGCTTCATAAAACGAAGTACATCCTGACGAAAAACACTGCGATCCGTAGATGGGCGGTTGATTGAAAGTTCCAGCAATGACCGGCAGATGCGGTCTGCGTCATTGAGGCTAAGCGCCAGTAAAAGGTTTCCGAGGTGTCCTCGAAGTTCTTTGTCGACCTCTCCGACCATGCCAAAATCAATTAAGGCTATGCGAGTATTAGTTTCGACAAACAAATTGCCCGGGTGCGGGTCCGCATGGAAAAAACCGTCCTCAAAGATCATTTTGACCGCAGCCTTGGCTGCTAGCTCAGCCAAAAAGTTCTTCTCGGCGGCAGGCATGGCAAGGACTTCTTCGTCGTCGATCTTTAGTCCAAAGATGCGTTCGATCGTCAGAACTCGGGAAGTTGTCCTATTCCAATAGATTTTTGGAATATGGATGCTGGGATCGTCAGCAAAATTTTTAGCGAAACGTTCCGCATTGTGTCCCTCTTGCAAGTAATCGAGCTCCGCCCGAAGGGTTGTGGCGAAATTGGCGGAAATTGCCTCAAGGTTGTAATCCGCTACGAGCGTCCAATTGCGGCTTAGATGTTGGGCCAGGTTTTGCAGGATCTCCAGATCCTCCTGCACTTGGGCGACTACTCCTGGGCGGCGGACTTTAATGACGACGGCTGTGCCGTCATGCAGTGTTGCTGCGTGGGCTTGCCCAATCGAAGCGCTTGCCAACGGAGAATCGCTAAAGGCCTTAAAGAGCTCTTCAGGACTTGCTCCCAATTCTTGCTCGATGAGGGACCTGATGGTTCCGGCAGGCACTTCTGGGGCACTGCTTTGAAGTTTGGATAATGCAGTGAGGTAGCCCGGCGGCAGAATATCGGGACGTGTGGAAAGCACCTGGCCGAGTTTAATGAAAGTTGGGCCAAGTTCTTCCAACGCACGCCGCAACCGCTCGGGATCGGAAAGATCCTCAGACCCCTGCGATCCCGAGCCAGGTAAAAACCGACCCAATCCCAATCTTGTAGTCAGAGAGCCAAAACCATGGCGTGCCAAAATCTCTGCAACCTCGGCGTACCGTTCAAAATGGTTACCCACTGAATTGCTCCCATCATTGCTGACCCGAAACGCTGATACGAAGCTAACCGCGTACCAAACACTAACGTGAGCCTACTGCTTGATGCGAAAACACTACATGCGCTAAGAAGAGCAGAAGGTTCTCCCGGGCGTTTGCGGCCCGGGAGAACCTTCTGCTCTTCACGGCAGCTTCATTGGTGAAACGATATTCTCAAAGTGAACGGGCGACGAGTTCCTTCATGATCTCGTTGGTTCCACCGTAGATCTTCTGGACGCGTGCCGCGGCGAACCTGCGGGCAATGGGGTACTCGGCCATATAGCCATAACCACCGAAGATCTGTAGGCACCGATCCACGACCTTGTTCTGCATATCAGTGCACCAGAACTTTGCCAAGGAAGCAGTCGGGGCATCGAGTTCACCTTTCACATGCTCTGTGATGCAGTGATCGACAAGCGTCCTTGCAGCAAGGCTATCCGCCAGGCACTCTGCAAGCACGAACCGAGTGTTTTGGAAACCCAACAGGTTCTGTCCAAAAGCATCACGGTCTTTGGCGTACGCGGTGGCCTCCCGCACCGCGAACTCACACTCTGCCGCCGCCGCGACAGCGATCCCAAGGCGTTCTTGGGGGAGTTGCTCCATCAGCTGCACAAAACCCTTGCCCTCAACGCCACCGAGCACATTCTCAACTGGTACCTGCATATCCACGAAGGAAAGTTCGCGGGTGTCCTGTCCGTGCATGCCGATTTTCTGAAGGACCCGGCCACGCTCAAACCCGGCAAGATCTGAGGTTTCGGCAACAATGAGCGACAAAGCACGTCCACCCTTTTCATCGCTTGTGCGGGCTACGATGACCAAAATATCGCAATGGGTGCCGTTGGTGATAAACGTCTTTGAACCGTTGAGTACGTAATTTTCTCCTTCACGCTTGGCGCGGGTACGCACGCTTTGGAGGTCGGAACCAGTTGACGGTTCGGTCATAGCGATGGCGCCAACCAGCTCTCCGGATGCCATGCCTGGGAGCCAGCGGTGTTTCT
This genomic window from Arthrobacter sp. TMP15 contains:
- a CDS encoding ABC transporter substrate-binding protein, giving the protein MRAKYAIPALTAAVAMMLTGCVDNSATAPGASSSASGDAIVVKKNDAIAASVPEKIKSAGVLNVGMANNYPPNEFKDANGKPAGWSVDLANALGEVMGLKVNFDIGTFDNILPAINAGKNDMGMSSFTDTAEREKQVDFVNYYMAGIQWASPVDKTVDPNNACGLKVAVQATTYEDTHEVPAKSKACTDAGKAAIEIFKFDSQDQATNALVIGQVDAMSADSPVTLFAISKTDGKLHTSGDAFEVAPYGMPVIKDGEFKPVLQNALQALIDDGSYTKILTKWGVESGSVSTATINVGAKS
- a CDS encoding AarF/ABC1/UbiB kinase family protein, which codes for MGNHFERYAEVAEILARHGFGSLTTRLGLGRFLPGSGSQGSEDLSDPERLRRALEELGPTFIKLGQVLSTRPDILPPGYLTALSKLQSSAPEVPAGTIRSLIEQELGASPEELFKAFSDSPLASASIGQAHAATLHDGTAVVIKVRRPGVVAQVQEDLEILQNLAQHLSRNWTLVADYNLEAISANFATTLRAELDYLQEGHNAERFAKNFADDPSIHIPKIYWNRTTSRVLTIERIFGLKIDDEEVLAMPAAEKNFLAELAAKAAVKMIFEDGFFHADPHPGNLFVETNTRIALIDFGMVGEVDKELRGHLGNLLLALSLNDADRICRSLLELSINRPSTDRSVFRQDVLRFMKQYQGRALGEIEISPLIGEILAILRNHHLQLPSEIAMLTKMVFMTEGMGARLNPDFNLGTVVKPYASKFAFERAIPQDFLRNFSRWGLDAAVLAAELPDRVRKLIDHLDDGVEVHLRAAELDPLMTRAEQIGNRLVAGMIVAAFIRGIGELTAADRERLRIWQNPLVAGGVGVVTAFGGYLAWTSRRRGGRAHRQ
- a CDS encoding acyl-CoA dehydrogenase family protein, whose translation is MMMDDYRSPWRTEELDDLRAMTRIFLEKESAPHHARWAEQHAVDRNFWKLAGEAGLLCISIPEEYGGGGGTFAHEAVIMEEQARIADTAWANVVHSAIVAHYISAFGTEEQKHRWLPGMASGELVGAIAMTEPSTGSDLQSVRTRAKREGENYVLNGSKTFITNGTHCDILVIVARTSDEKGGRALSLIVAETSDLAGFERGRVLQKIGMHGQDTRELSFVDMQVPVENVLGGVEGKGFVQLMEQLPQERLGIAVAAAAECEFAVREATAYAKDRDAFGQNLLGFQNTRFVLAECLADSLAARTLVDHCITEHVKGELDAPTASLAKFWCTDMQNKVVDRCLQIFGGYGYMAEYPIARRFAAARVQKIYGGTNEIMKELVARSL